From a region of the Candidatus Brocadia sp. genome:
- the fusA gene encoding elongation factor G, whose product MNIEKMRNFGIAAHIDAGKTTTSERILYYTGKSYKMGEVHEGTAVMDWMEEEQKRGITITAAATTCSWNDYHINLIDTPGHVDFTIEVERSLRVLDGAICVFCGVGGVEAQSETVWRQADRYHVPRICFVNKMDRIGADFNKVVGEVNERLGMKAIPIQLPLGREQDFKGVIDLVSMKAMIYSDDVDKLGVNFSVEEIPENYRKESLAQREKMIEGVAEQVDWLTEKFLNGETITNDEIKKAIREGTINLKLVPVMCGSAFKKKGVQLLLDAVCDYLPSPLDRKSIVGTNPYTDEEVLRKPLPNEPFSALAFKIASDKHGDLTFIRVYSGTVNAGARVINSGKDKKELVSRIYKMHANTREQVESLSAGDIGAVVGLKYTVTGDTLCDADQPIVLEKMEFPDTVISMAIEPKTDAEKEKLGVALSKLAKEDPTFKVRMDKETGQMIISGMGELHLEVIKNRMLSEYKVDANVGAPKVSYRETIGKKVEVEGKFIQQTGGHGQYGHVWITLEPFKGEEPVSFEDAIVGGKIPKQYVRSVEKGIKETAATGVAGGYSLIDIKVTLTDGSTHPVDSSDLAFYTAASIALRKGVEMAKSILLEPIMSLEIVVPEQYMGDVISEIHSRRANIIEMGTRGTLRIIKGDVPLAEMFGYSTVLRSITQGRGTFTMEPLEYRPAPAKVFSSVA is encoded by the coding sequence ATGAATATTGAAAAAATGAGAAATTTCGGTATCGCAGCGCATATTGATGCCGGTAAAACAACTACTTCAGAGCGAATTCTTTATTATACGGGCAAATCATATAAAATGGGAGAAGTCCATGAAGGTACAGCAGTTATGGATTGGATGGAGGAGGAGCAGAAACGCGGAATTACCATTACCGCTGCGGCAACCACCTGTTCATGGAACGATTATCATATTAATTTAATTGACACGCCAGGTCATGTGGATTTTACCATAGAGGTTGAACGCTCCCTTCGCGTTCTTGATGGTGCTATATGTGTTTTCTGCGGAGTTGGAGGGGTGGAGGCTCAGTCTGAGACGGTTTGGCGTCAAGCTGACAGGTATCACGTGCCTAGGATATGTTTTGTAAATAAAATGGACCGCATTGGAGCGGATTTCAATAAAGTGGTTGGTGAAGTTAACGAGCGGCTGGGAATGAAGGCGATCCCCATTCAGTTGCCATTAGGGCGAGAGCAGGACTTCAAGGGTGTTATTGATTTGGTTAGTATGAAGGCAATGATTTACTCGGACGATGTTGACAAATTGGGGGTGAATTTTTCAGTTGAGGAGATTCCTGAGAATTATAGGAAAGAATCTCTTGCACAACGTGAGAAGATGATCGAGGGAGTAGCAGAACAAGTTGATTGGCTTACTGAAAAATTTTTAAACGGAGAAACAATAACAAACGATGAAATAAAAAAAGCCATCAGGGAAGGAACGATCAACTTAAAGCTTGTGCCAGTAATGTGTGGTTCTGCTTTTAAGAAAAAAGGGGTCCAACTACTTCTTGACGCAGTTTGTGACTATCTGCCTTCTCCGCTTGACAGGAAATCAATCGTTGGTACGAACCCGTATACTGATGAAGAAGTATTGAGAAAACCACTCCCCAATGAACCATTCAGTGCCTTGGCCTTTAAGATAGCTTCAGATAAACACGGTGATTTAACGTTTATCAGGGTTTATTCAGGAACAGTAAATGCTGGTGCGCGGGTAATTAATTCGGGAAAAGACAAAAAAGAGCTGGTCAGTCGTATTTATAAAATGCATGCAAATACAAGAGAACAGGTAGAGTCTCTCTCTGCTGGTGACATTGGAGCGGTGGTTGGTTTGAAATATACTGTTACCGGTGACACCTTATGTGATGCTGACCAGCCAATCGTACTTGAGAAAATGGAATTTCCCGATACCGTGATATCCATGGCAATTGAACCAAAAACTGATGCAGAAAAGGAAAAATTGGGAGTCGCTTTATCAAAGCTGGCAAAAGAAGACCCGACATTTAAAGTTCGCATGGATAAGGAAACGGGACAAATGATTATTTCTGGGATGGGCGAATTGCACCTGGAAGTAATTAAGAACCGAATGCTGAGTGAATATAAGGTAGATGCCAATGTGGGCGCACCAAAGGTATCTTATCGGGAAACGATTGGGAAAAAGGTAGAAGTTGAGGGTAAATTTATTCAGCAGACAGGCGGTCACGGTCAGTATGGACACGTTTGGATTACCTTGGAGCCTTTTAAAGGCGAAGAACCGGTGAGTTTTGAGGATGCGATTGTGGGGGGGAAAATTCCAAAGCAGTATGTCCGGTCGGTGGAAAAGGGAATCAAGGAAACGGCTGCAACTGGTGTGGCTGGTGGCTATTCATTAATTGATATAAAAGTCACACTGACTGATGGATCAACGCACCCGGTAGATTCGTCTGATTTAGCATTTTACACGGCTGCAAGCATTGCACTGCGAAAAGGTGTGGAGATGGCAAAGTCGATATTACTAGAACCCATCATGTCTTTAGAAATTGTAGTTCCGGAACAGTATATGGGAGATGTGATAAGCGAGATCCACAGTCGCAGGGCGAATATCATTGAAATGGGCACACGGGGAACTTTAAGAATTATCAAGGGAGATGTTCCGCTTGCAGAAATGTTCGGGTACTCGACGGTATTGCGATCGATTACTCAAGGCAGGGGTACATTTACCATGGAACCGTTAGAATATAGACCGGCGCCTGCTAAGGTTTTCAGTAGTGTGGCATAA